One genomic region from Anguilla rostrata isolate EN2019 chromosome 2, ASM1855537v3, whole genome shotgun sequence encodes:
- the ccdc57 gene encoding coiled-coil domain-containing protein 57 isoform X1 produces the protein MMEEEEDLEAQLASKEKEWRDLQARCIQQLEKALGDTRAELSAQKERFQQLQEDFQFNLRVLDERDRELERYDAMAARLQTTESARQAETSELRIQINKLQEALAKETRKREEIQRQYQQRLAEHRLQLERVQSVKDCDIQKHREEYETLKRELERKIQEVAGELALQKQELMADFDSEMKRREHEFNLRADEMSNTVLSHELKVKLLSKELEVHTQAHSQAAEALQACEEQCRVAHKDIQRKDWEVKDITAVKNARIKELEDKLSTMELNREKEEEIYNRKHEELDRCAREREAAIGALREAHSEELRQAESRARELQAALDAALMERRRAEWSHADALREKEEHLEKLRTELETTRAGWDVYIAQVSKDTVSKDVELQTLGEREARLRAELQGCQEDVERYKRQVAGGVQRERALEQARVQVELDWQRRLEDAQAGHYLKSEELIQGLTQARDQAMAELRERERELQDATAVLRSVTLERDQALQRAPGPPARDAQLQGPRAEGSGTFPSEEIQRLQQQNSSLRAAIANMRRDMESLSEQLATAPPAAPPTAPPTAPPAQKQSPAGAAAAAGVPEYCQALQEEVAELKARCRLLQNQLEEASKAPVPAPGPAPALPVTADNAYLQNHTRSLNETIGGLRAEKVSNAATLRKQEVRLAHLESTLAQLTQQIHSKQVECDELRFELANQKKRAAGEEAGLRQRLAAVEMELDEVRREAEEYQRGSLLQNLEAVALGNQVSALKLDIASGREPIVVEQSAALRQLQEENLRLRQQLLGQDCGERRASAPLLRSKLKQAVRCIAQLTQDRQRLIEVGNRLRSRLTEAGLDDVQQPGPVQRPVSAPESSDSAKDPTQLQPRLLSALEQLQYRLTTQALQYAQLDQHKKAARSRFSGKGTSESDSSINPWDQHSHTRQPHTRGKKENTPPEASQSRAGEQMDPGQASGMGRPSSPSQALMSSVGTDESLGDIWQMLERGSDLSAFTARSSPDRGGEREHARGTNQGSSNQAPGSQVRVQGTKMAVQERRKPMTSRAESAKNSRAHGKTGKIRNYNIKD, from the exons A TgatggaagaggaggaagatcTGGAGGCCCAGCTGGCATCTAAGGAGAAGGAATGGAGGGATCTGCAGGCCCGGTGCATCCAGCAGTTGGAAAAGGCATTGGGGGACACCCGCGCAGAACTCTCTGCACAGAAGGAGCGTTTCCAGCAGTTACAGGAAGACTTTCAGTTCAACTTGCGCGTGCTGGACGAGCGGGATCGGGAGCTGGAGCGCTATGACGCCATGGCCGCCCGCCTGCAGACTACCGAGAGCGCCCGGCAAGCAGAGACCAGCGAGCTGCGCATTCAAATCAACAAGCTGCAGGAGGCTCTAGCGAAGGAGACCAGGAAGCGGGAGGAGATACAGAGGCAGTACCAGCAGCGGCTTGCAGAACACAGGCTTCAGTTGGAGAGAGTGCAAAG TGTGAAGGACTGTGACATTCAGAAGCACAGGGAGGAGTACGAAACGCTGAAACGTGAGCTGGAACGCAAGATTCAGGAGGTGGCAGGGGAGCTGGCTCTGCAGAAACAG gagctgaTGGCTGATTTCGACAGCGAGATGAAGCGCAGGGAGCACGAGTTCAACCTGCGGGCCGACGAGATGAGCAACACCGTGCTGTCCCACGAGCTCAAG GTGAAGCTCCTGAGCAAGGAGCTGGAGGTGCACACGCAGGCCCACAGCCAGGCCGCGGAGGCCCTGCAGGCTTGTGAGGAGCAGTGCCGCGTGGCGCACAAGGACATCCAGCGCAAAGACTGGGAGGTCAAGGACATCACCGCCGTCAAGAACGCCCG aataaaggAGCTTGAGGACAAACTAAGTACAATGGAACTTAACCgtgaaaaagaagaggaaataTACAATAGGAA GCACGAGGAGCTGGACCGCTGTGCGCGGGAGCGCGAGGCGGCCATCGGGGCTCTGAGGGAGGCCCACAGCGAGGAGCTCCGCCAGGCCGAGTCCCGCGCGCGGGAGCTGCAGGCCGCGCTGGACGCCGCGCTGATGGAGAGGCGCAGGGCGGAGTGGAGCCACGCCGACGCCCTGCGGGAGAAGGAGGAGCACCTGGAGAA GCTTCGGACGGAGCTGGAGACCACGCGCGCCGGCTGGGACGTGTACATCGCGCAGGTTTCCAAGGACACCGTCTCCAAGGACGTGGAGCTGCAGAcgctgggggagagggaggccaGGCTGCGGGCCGAGCTGCAGGGGTGCCAGGAGGACGTGGAGAG GTACAAGCGGCAGGTGGCGGGCGGGGTGCAGCGGGAGCGGGCCCTGGAGCAGGCCCGCGTGCAGGTGGAGCTGGACTGGCAGAGGCGGCTGGAGGACGCGCAGGCGGGGCACTACCTGAAGAGCGAGGAGCTCATTCAGGGCCTGACCCAGGCCAGGGACCAG GCGATGGCCGAGCTGCGGGAGAGGGAGCGCGAGCTGCAGGACGCGACGGCCGTGCTGCGCAGCGTGACTCTGGAGAGGGATCAGGCGCTGCAGAGGGCACCGGGCCCCCCCGCCCGAGACGCTCAG CTGCAGGGCCCGCGTGCGGAAGGCTCCGGAACATTCCCCTCTGAGGAGATCCAGCgtctgcagcagcagaacagcAGCCTGCGGGCAGCCATCGCTAACATGAGGAGGGACATGGAGAGCCTGAGCGAGCAGCTGGCCACAGCACCGCCTGCAGCACCACCCACTGCGCCGCCCACAGCACCGCCCGCGCAGAAACAGAGCCCTGCAG GCGCTGCGGCTGCTGCAGGCGTTCCAGAGTACTGCCaggccctgcaggaggaggtcGCGGAGCTGAAGGCCCGGTGCCGGCTCCTGCAGAACCAGCTGGAGGAGGCGTCCAAAGCCCCGGTCCCCGCCCCCGGCCCTGCCCCCGCGCTCCCCGTCACCGCCGACAACGCCTACCTCCAAAACCACACCCGCTCCCTGAACGAGACCATCG GTGGGCTGCGGGCAGAGAAAGTGTCCAACGCAGCCACtctgaggaaacaggaagtgaggctgGCCCACCTGGAGTCTACCCTGGCCCAGCTCACACAGCAG ATTCATTCAAAGCAGGTGGAGTGCGACGAGCTGCGGTTtgagctggccaatcagaagaaGCGGGCGGCGGGTGAGGAGGCGGGTCTGAGGCAGAGACTGGCTGCGGTGGAGATGGAGCTGGATGAAGTGAGGCGAGAGGCGGAGGAGTACCAGAGAGGCAGCCTGCTGCAGAACCTGGAGGCTGTGGCCCTGGGGAACCAG GTTTCTGCACTGAAGCTGGACATTGCCAGTGGAAGGGAGCCCATTGTTGTTGAACAG AGTGCAGCGCTGAGGCAGCTCCAGGAGGAGAACCTGCGCCTGCGGCAGCAGCTGCTGGGGCAGGACTGTGGGGAGAGGAGGGCTAGCGCACCGCTGCTGCGCTCCAAACTCAAACAGGCCGTGCGCTGCATCGCCCAGCTCACCCAGGACAGGCAGCGGCTCATCGAGGTGGGCAACCGGCTCCGCTCCCGGCTCACAGAAGCAGGCCTGGACG ACGTACAGCAGCCTGGTCCTGTTCAGAGACCCGTCTCAGCCCCTGAGTCTTCTGATTCTGCAAAAGACCCGACTCAGCTGCAGCCAAGACTCCTATCTGCTCTGGAGCAGCTGCAGTACAGACTCACGACACAG GCATTGCAGTACGCTCAGCTAGACCAACATAAAAAGGCGGCGCGGTCACGTTTCTCCGGGAAAGGGACCAGTGAGTCAGATAGCTCTATCAATCCCTGGgaccagcacagccacacacgtCAG CCGCATACCAGAGGCAAGAAGGAGAACACGCCCCCTGAGGCTAGCCAATCACGGGCGGGGGAGCAGATGGATCCGGGCCAGGCCTCTGGAATGGGGCGCCCCTCCAGCCCTTCCCAGGCCCTCATGTCGTCCGTGGGCACAGACGAGTCCCTGGGGGACATCTGGCAGATGCTGGAGCGGGGCTCCGACCTGTCCGCCTTCACGGCCAGGAGCAGCCCTGACAGAG
- the ccdc57 gene encoding coiled-coil domain-containing protein 57 isoform X4, with protein MMEEEEDLEAQLASKEKEWRDLQARCIQQLEKALGDTRAELSAQKERFQQLQEDFQFNLRVLDERDRELERYDAMAARLQTTESARQAETSELRIQINKLQEALAKETRKREEIQRQYQQRLAEHRLQLERVQSVKDCDIQKHREEYETLKRELERKIQEVAGELALQKQELMADFDSEMKRREHEFNLRADEMSNTVLSHELKVKLLSKELEVHTQAHSQAAEALQACEEQCRVAHKDIQRKDWEVKDITAVKNARIKELEDKLSTMELNREKEEEIYNRKHEELDRCAREREAAIGALREAHSEELRQAESRARELQAALDAALMERRRAEWSHADALREKEEHLEKLRTELETTRAGWDVYIAQVSKDTVSKDVELQTLGEREARLRAELQGCQEDVERYKRQVAGGVQRERALEQARVQVELDWQRRLEDAQAGHYLKSEELIQGLTQARDQAMAELRERERELQDATAVLRSVTLERDQALQRAPGPPARDAQGPRAEGSGTFPSEEIQRLQQQNSSLRAAIANMRRDMESLSEQLATAPPAAPPTAPPTAPPAQKQSPAGAAAAAGVPEYCQALQEEVAELKARCRLLQNQLEEASKAPVPAPGPAPALPVTADNAYLQNHTRSLNETIGGLRAEKVSNAATLRKQEVRLAHLESTLAQLTQQIHSKQVECDELRFELANQKKRAAGEEAGLRQRLAAVEMELDEVRREAEEYQRGSLLQNLEAVALGNQVSALKLDIASGREPIVVEQSAALRQLQEENLRLRQQLLGQDCGERRASAPLLRSKLKQAVRCIAQLTQDRQRLIEVGNRLRSRLTEAGLDDVQQPGPVQRPVSAPESSDSAKDPTQLQPRLLSALEQLQYRLTTQALQYAQLDQHKKAARSRFSGKGTSESDSSINPWDQHSHTRQPHTRGKKENTPPEASQSRAGEQMDPGQASGMGRPSSPSQALMSSVGTDESLGDIWQMLERGSDLSAFTARSSPDRGGEREHARGTNQGSSNQAPGSQVRVQGTKMAVQERRKPMTSRAESAKNSRAHGKTGKIRNYNIKD; from the exons A TgatggaagaggaggaagatcTGGAGGCCCAGCTGGCATCTAAGGAGAAGGAATGGAGGGATCTGCAGGCCCGGTGCATCCAGCAGTTGGAAAAGGCATTGGGGGACACCCGCGCAGAACTCTCTGCACAGAAGGAGCGTTTCCAGCAGTTACAGGAAGACTTTCAGTTCAACTTGCGCGTGCTGGACGAGCGGGATCGGGAGCTGGAGCGCTATGACGCCATGGCCGCCCGCCTGCAGACTACCGAGAGCGCCCGGCAAGCAGAGACCAGCGAGCTGCGCATTCAAATCAACAAGCTGCAGGAGGCTCTAGCGAAGGAGACCAGGAAGCGGGAGGAGATACAGAGGCAGTACCAGCAGCGGCTTGCAGAACACAGGCTTCAGTTGGAGAGAGTGCAAAG TGTGAAGGACTGTGACATTCAGAAGCACAGGGAGGAGTACGAAACGCTGAAACGTGAGCTGGAACGCAAGATTCAGGAGGTGGCAGGGGAGCTGGCTCTGCAGAAACAG gagctgaTGGCTGATTTCGACAGCGAGATGAAGCGCAGGGAGCACGAGTTCAACCTGCGGGCCGACGAGATGAGCAACACCGTGCTGTCCCACGAGCTCAAG GTGAAGCTCCTGAGCAAGGAGCTGGAGGTGCACACGCAGGCCCACAGCCAGGCCGCGGAGGCCCTGCAGGCTTGTGAGGAGCAGTGCCGCGTGGCGCACAAGGACATCCAGCGCAAAGACTGGGAGGTCAAGGACATCACCGCCGTCAAGAACGCCCG aataaaggAGCTTGAGGACAAACTAAGTACAATGGAACTTAACCgtgaaaaagaagaggaaataTACAATAGGAA GCACGAGGAGCTGGACCGCTGTGCGCGGGAGCGCGAGGCGGCCATCGGGGCTCTGAGGGAGGCCCACAGCGAGGAGCTCCGCCAGGCCGAGTCCCGCGCGCGGGAGCTGCAGGCCGCGCTGGACGCCGCGCTGATGGAGAGGCGCAGGGCGGAGTGGAGCCACGCCGACGCCCTGCGGGAGAAGGAGGAGCACCTGGAGAA GCTTCGGACGGAGCTGGAGACCACGCGCGCCGGCTGGGACGTGTACATCGCGCAGGTTTCCAAGGACACCGTCTCCAAGGACGTGGAGCTGCAGAcgctgggggagagggaggccaGGCTGCGGGCCGAGCTGCAGGGGTGCCAGGAGGACGTGGAGAG GTACAAGCGGCAGGTGGCGGGCGGGGTGCAGCGGGAGCGGGCCCTGGAGCAGGCCCGCGTGCAGGTGGAGCTGGACTGGCAGAGGCGGCTGGAGGACGCGCAGGCGGGGCACTACCTGAAGAGCGAGGAGCTCATTCAGGGCCTGACCCAGGCCAGGGACCAG GCGATGGCCGAGCTGCGGGAGAGGGAGCGCGAGCTGCAGGACGCGACGGCCGTGCTGCGCAGCGTGACTCTGGAGAGGGATCAGGCGCTGCAGAGGGCACCGGGCCCCCCCGCCCGAGACGCTCAG GGCCCGCGTGCGGAAGGCTCCGGAACATTCCCCTCTGAGGAGATCCAGCgtctgcagcagcagaacagcAGCCTGCGGGCAGCCATCGCTAACATGAGGAGGGACATGGAGAGCCTGAGCGAGCAGCTGGCCACAGCACCGCCTGCAGCACCACCCACTGCGCCGCCCACAGCACCGCCCGCGCAGAAACAGAGCCCTGCAG GCGCTGCGGCTGCTGCAGGCGTTCCAGAGTACTGCCaggccctgcaggaggaggtcGCGGAGCTGAAGGCCCGGTGCCGGCTCCTGCAGAACCAGCTGGAGGAGGCGTCCAAAGCCCCGGTCCCCGCCCCCGGCCCTGCCCCCGCGCTCCCCGTCACCGCCGACAACGCCTACCTCCAAAACCACACCCGCTCCCTGAACGAGACCATCG GTGGGCTGCGGGCAGAGAAAGTGTCCAACGCAGCCACtctgaggaaacaggaagtgaggctgGCCCACCTGGAGTCTACCCTGGCCCAGCTCACACAGCAG ATTCATTCAAAGCAGGTGGAGTGCGACGAGCTGCGGTTtgagctggccaatcagaagaaGCGGGCGGCGGGTGAGGAGGCGGGTCTGAGGCAGAGACTGGCTGCGGTGGAGATGGAGCTGGATGAAGTGAGGCGAGAGGCGGAGGAGTACCAGAGAGGCAGCCTGCTGCAGAACCTGGAGGCTGTGGCCCTGGGGAACCAG GTTTCTGCACTGAAGCTGGACATTGCCAGTGGAAGGGAGCCCATTGTTGTTGAACAG AGTGCAGCGCTGAGGCAGCTCCAGGAGGAGAACCTGCGCCTGCGGCAGCAGCTGCTGGGGCAGGACTGTGGGGAGAGGAGGGCTAGCGCACCGCTGCTGCGCTCCAAACTCAAACAGGCCGTGCGCTGCATCGCCCAGCTCACCCAGGACAGGCAGCGGCTCATCGAGGTGGGCAACCGGCTCCGCTCCCGGCTCACAGAAGCAGGCCTGGACG ACGTACAGCAGCCTGGTCCTGTTCAGAGACCCGTCTCAGCCCCTGAGTCTTCTGATTCTGCAAAAGACCCGACTCAGCTGCAGCCAAGACTCCTATCTGCTCTGGAGCAGCTGCAGTACAGACTCACGACACAG GCATTGCAGTACGCTCAGCTAGACCAACATAAAAAGGCGGCGCGGTCACGTTTCTCCGGGAAAGGGACCAGTGAGTCAGATAGCTCTATCAATCCCTGGgaccagcacagccacacacgtCAG CCGCATACCAGAGGCAAGAAGGAGAACACGCCCCCTGAGGCTAGCCAATCACGGGCGGGGGAGCAGATGGATCCGGGCCAGGCCTCTGGAATGGGGCGCCCCTCCAGCCCTTCCCAGGCCCTCATGTCGTCCGTGGGCACAGACGAGTCCCTGGGGGACATCTGGCAGATGCTGGAGCGGGGCTCCGACCTGTCCGCCTTCACGGCCAGGAGCAGCCCTGACAGAG
- the ccdc57 gene encoding coiled-coil domain-containing protein 57 isoform X2 — protein sequence MMEEEEDLEAQLASKEKEWRDLQARCIQQLEKALGDTRAELSAQKERFQQLQEDFQFNLRVLDERDRELERYDAMAARLQTTESARQAETSELRIQINKLQEALAKETRKREEIQRQYQQRLAEHRLQLERVQSVKDCDIQKHREEYETLKRELERKIQEVAGELALQKQELMADFDSEMKRREHEFNLRADEMSNTVLSHELKVKLLSKELEVHTQAHSQAAEALQACEEQCRVAHKDIQRKDWEVKDITAVKNARIKELEDKLSTMELNREKEEEIYNRKHEELDRCAREREAAIGALREAHSEELRQAESRARELQAALDAALMERRRAEWSHADALREKEEHLEKLRTELETTRAGWDVYIAQVSKDTVSKDVELQTLGEREARLRAELQGCQEDVERYKRQVAGGVQRERALEQARVQVELDWQRRLEDAQAGHYLKSEELIQGLTQARDQAMAELRERERELQDATAVLRSVTLERDQALQRAPGPPARDAQLQGPRAEGSGTFPSEEIQRLQQQNSSLRAAIANMRRDMESLSEQLATAPPAAPPTAPPTAPPAQKQSPAGAAAAAGVPEYCQALQEEVAELKARCRLLQNQLEEASKAPVPAPGPAPALPVTADNAYLQNHTRSLNETIGGLRAEKVSNAATLRKQEVRLAHLESTLAQLTQQIHSKQVECDELRFELANQKKRAAGEEAGLRQRLAAVEMELDEVRREAEEYQRGSLLQNLEAVALGNQVSALKLDIASGREPIVVEQSAALRQLQEENLRLRQQLLGQDCGERRASAPLLRSKLKQAVRCIAQLTQDRQRLIEVGNRLRSRLTEAGLDDVQQPGPVQRPVSAPESSDSAKDPTQLQPRLLSALEQLQYRLTTQALQYAQLDQHKKAARSRFSGKGTSESDSSINPWDQHSHTRQPHTRGKKENTPPEASQSRAGEQMDPGQASGMGRPSSPSQALMSSVGTDESLGDIWQMLERGSDLSAFTARSSPDRGGEREHARGTNQGSSNQAPGSQVRVQGTKMAVQERRKPMTSRAESAKNSRAHGKTGKIRNYNIKD from the exons TgatggaagaggaggaagatcTGGAGGCCCAGCTGGCATCTAAGGAGAAGGAATGGAGGGATCTGCAGGCCCGGTGCATCCAGCAGTTGGAAAAGGCATTGGGGGACACCCGCGCAGAACTCTCTGCACAGAAGGAGCGTTTCCAGCAGTTACAGGAAGACTTTCAGTTCAACTTGCGCGTGCTGGACGAGCGGGATCGGGAGCTGGAGCGCTATGACGCCATGGCCGCCCGCCTGCAGACTACCGAGAGCGCCCGGCAAGCAGAGACCAGCGAGCTGCGCATTCAAATCAACAAGCTGCAGGAGGCTCTAGCGAAGGAGACCAGGAAGCGGGAGGAGATACAGAGGCAGTACCAGCAGCGGCTTGCAGAACACAGGCTTCAGTTGGAGAGAGTGCAAAG TGTGAAGGACTGTGACATTCAGAAGCACAGGGAGGAGTACGAAACGCTGAAACGTGAGCTGGAACGCAAGATTCAGGAGGTGGCAGGGGAGCTGGCTCTGCAGAAACAG gagctgaTGGCTGATTTCGACAGCGAGATGAAGCGCAGGGAGCACGAGTTCAACCTGCGGGCCGACGAGATGAGCAACACCGTGCTGTCCCACGAGCTCAAG GTGAAGCTCCTGAGCAAGGAGCTGGAGGTGCACACGCAGGCCCACAGCCAGGCCGCGGAGGCCCTGCAGGCTTGTGAGGAGCAGTGCCGCGTGGCGCACAAGGACATCCAGCGCAAAGACTGGGAGGTCAAGGACATCACCGCCGTCAAGAACGCCCG aataaaggAGCTTGAGGACAAACTAAGTACAATGGAACTTAACCgtgaaaaagaagaggaaataTACAATAGGAA GCACGAGGAGCTGGACCGCTGTGCGCGGGAGCGCGAGGCGGCCATCGGGGCTCTGAGGGAGGCCCACAGCGAGGAGCTCCGCCAGGCCGAGTCCCGCGCGCGGGAGCTGCAGGCCGCGCTGGACGCCGCGCTGATGGAGAGGCGCAGGGCGGAGTGGAGCCACGCCGACGCCCTGCGGGAGAAGGAGGAGCACCTGGAGAA GCTTCGGACGGAGCTGGAGACCACGCGCGCCGGCTGGGACGTGTACATCGCGCAGGTTTCCAAGGACACCGTCTCCAAGGACGTGGAGCTGCAGAcgctgggggagagggaggccaGGCTGCGGGCCGAGCTGCAGGGGTGCCAGGAGGACGTGGAGAG GTACAAGCGGCAGGTGGCGGGCGGGGTGCAGCGGGAGCGGGCCCTGGAGCAGGCCCGCGTGCAGGTGGAGCTGGACTGGCAGAGGCGGCTGGAGGACGCGCAGGCGGGGCACTACCTGAAGAGCGAGGAGCTCATTCAGGGCCTGACCCAGGCCAGGGACCAG GCGATGGCCGAGCTGCGGGAGAGGGAGCGCGAGCTGCAGGACGCGACGGCCGTGCTGCGCAGCGTGACTCTGGAGAGGGATCAGGCGCTGCAGAGGGCACCGGGCCCCCCCGCCCGAGACGCTCAG CTGCAGGGCCCGCGTGCGGAAGGCTCCGGAACATTCCCCTCTGAGGAGATCCAGCgtctgcagcagcagaacagcAGCCTGCGGGCAGCCATCGCTAACATGAGGAGGGACATGGAGAGCCTGAGCGAGCAGCTGGCCACAGCACCGCCTGCAGCACCACCCACTGCGCCGCCCACAGCACCGCCCGCGCAGAAACAGAGCCCTGCAG GCGCTGCGGCTGCTGCAGGCGTTCCAGAGTACTGCCaggccctgcaggaggaggtcGCGGAGCTGAAGGCCCGGTGCCGGCTCCTGCAGAACCAGCTGGAGGAGGCGTCCAAAGCCCCGGTCCCCGCCCCCGGCCCTGCCCCCGCGCTCCCCGTCACCGCCGACAACGCCTACCTCCAAAACCACACCCGCTCCCTGAACGAGACCATCG GTGGGCTGCGGGCAGAGAAAGTGTCCAACGCAGCCACtctgaggaaacaggaagtgaggctgGCCCACCTGGAGTCTACCCTGGCCCAGCTCACACAGCAG ATTCATTCAAAGCAGGTGGAGTGCGACGAGCTGCGGTTtgagctggccaatcagaagaaGCGGGCGGCGGGTGAGGAGGCGGGTCTGAGGCAGAGACTGGCTGCGGTGGAGATGGAGCTGGATGAAGTGAGGCGAGAGGCGGAGGAGTACCAGAGAGGCAGCCTGCTGCAGAACCTGGAGGCTGTGGCCCTGGGGAACCAG GTTTCTGCACTGAAGCTGGACATTGCCAGTGGAAGGGAGCCCATTGTTGTTGAACAG AGTGCAGCGCTGAGGCAGCTCCAGGAGGAGAACCTGCGCCTGCGGCAGCAGCTGCTGGGGCAGGACTGTGGGGAGAGGAGGGCTAGCGCACCGCTGCTGCGCTCCAAACTCAAACAGGCCGTGCGCTGCATCGCCCAGCTCACCCAGGACAGGCAGCGGCTCATCGAGGTGGGCAACCGGCTCCGCTCCCGGCTCACAGAAGCAGGCCTGGACG ACGTACAGCAGCCTGGTCCTGTTCAGAGACCCGTCTCAGCCCCTGAGTCTTCTGATTCTGCAAAAGACCCGACTCAGCTGCAGCCAAGACTCCTATCTGCTCTGGAGCAGCTGCAGTACAGACTCACGACACAG GCATTGCAGTACGCTCAGCTAGACCAACATAAAAAGGCGGCGCGGTCACGTTTCTCCGGGAAAGGGACCAGTGAGTCAGATAGCTCTATCAATCCCTGGgaccagcacagccacacacgtCAG CCGCATACCAGAGGCAAGAAGGAGAACACGCCCCCTGAGGCTAGCCAATCACGGGCGGGGGAGCAGATGGATCCGGGCCAGGCCTCTGGAATGGGGCGCCCCTCCAGCCCTTCCCAGGCCCTCATGTCGTCCGTGGGCACAGACGAGTCCCTGGGGGACATCTGGCAGATGCTGGAGCGGGGCTCCGACCTGTCCGCCTTCACGGCCAGGAGCAGCCCTGACAGAG